The Deinococcus carri genomic sequence CCGCCCACGAAGTACCGCTGGAAACCGTAGAACAGCGCCACGATTGGCAGCGCGCCCAGCATGGCGGCAGCGGCGAACACGCCCCACTTGGTGCTGAACTGCCCCTGGGTGAAGCTCAGCAGCATCACGCCGACCGTCCACTTCTCCACGCCGGTCAGCAGCACGTTCGCCAGGATGAACTCGGCGTAGGTGCCGATGAACTGGTTCAGGAAAATAAAGGCCAGCATCCCGCCCGAGAGCGGCAGCACCACTCGCAGGAAGGTCTGCCAGCGGGTCGCGCCGTCCACCATCGCCGCTTCCTCCAGCGACTCGGGCAGCGACTCCACGTACCCCTTGAAAATCCAGGTGTTGAAGGCGATCGCGCCGCCGCTGTAAGCCAGGATCAGGCCGGTAAAGGTATTGGTCAGGCCCAGCAGCACCATCAGCGCGTACACGGCGACCAGCGCCAGAAAGACCGGGAACATCTGGATGAAGATGAAAAACAGCAGCGTCTGGAAGCGGCCCGGAAAGCGCAGCCGCGCCATCGCGTAGCCGGCGGTCGTGGAGAGCAGAATGGCCAGCACGCCCGTCAGGCCCGACACCAGCAGCGTGTTGCGGACCGACAGCAGGAAGCGGCTCTCGTTGTCCTGCCCGGTGAACTGCGCGGGGGTCACGAACACCACCAGCACGGCCAGCGCGACCGCCAGCACGCGTAGCGCCCAGGTGCGGCCACGCGAGAGGCCCTCCGACTCGCGCCCCAGGCGGCCTACCAGCGCCAGCAGCAGCAGCACGGCCAGCGCCGCCCCGCCCACCACCGCCAGGGCAAGTTGCCAGGCGGGAATCTGCACGCCGTTAAAGAGCCGCGTGAAGTTCTCCAGGCTGAGCTTGCCCACATCGGGCAGCAGCCCCGAGCGGTAGAGGATGTTGGGGTCCCCGAAGTTGGGGAAGGCAAAGAGGCTGTTGCGCGGGTCGAAGGCCGCCAGCAGCACGTAAAAGAGCGGGTAGATGGCGATCAGCACGACCAGAATCAGAAACAGGTGCGTGAGCTGATCCCCCAGCACGGCGAGGTAGCTGATCCTGCGCCCGGTGCGCCAGCGGCCCCACTGCTGCCCGATCAGGCTGGTCAGCGCCAGCACCCCGCAGGCGGCCAGCAGCCCCAGCAGGAACCTCTTCCAGCCGCCCTCCACGAAGTAGATGGTGAAGCTCTTGGGTCGGCCCGCCATGTTCTTCGCCAGGAAGTAGCCCAGCACGCCCAGCACCACCAGCAGGGAGGCCAGCACCAGCCACGGCAGGGCGCGGCGGAGGGGACCGGGTTCGCGATGGACGTAGACCTCGCTGGGCCGTTCGGGGGCCGGTTGCGCCGCGCCCGTCATCGGCGGGCCTCCTCGAACACGCCCGCCGCCCTGAAGTTCACCAGGCTGATCGCCAGCGTCAGGAAGAAGATGATCAGCGCGATGGCGCTGGCGAGGGCGTAGTTCTGCCCGCCCGCCGCGCCGAAGGCATTGTTGTACCCCCACGAGAGCAGGATGTCGGTGCCGCCCGCCGTGCTCTCGTGCCCCGCGACCGGAGGCCCGCCGGGTCCGCCCGGCCCGCCCGCCGTGAGCAGGTAGATGATGGTGAAGTTGTTGAAGTTGAAGGCGAAGCTCGACAGCAGGATGGGGGTAAAGGACTGGCGCAGCAGCGGCAGCGTGATGTTCTGAATCTGCTGCCAGCGGCTCGCCCCGTCGATGCTGGCCGCCTCGTACAGGTCGTCGTTGATGGTACCCAGCGCGCTGATGGTGGCCGTCATCATGTACGGGAAGCCCAGCCAGAGGTTGACCAGCAGCACGCTGATCTTGGCCCACAGCGGGTCGATCAGCCAGGGCACGGCGGCCAGGCCCAGCAGCCCCAGCGTCTTGTTCACGATGCCGAACTGCTGGTTGAGCAGCGCCGCCCACATCTGCACGCTGATCACGGCGGGAATCGCCCAGGGCAGAAAGAGCAGCGTGCGGTAGATGTTGCGGCCCTTGAGACGCTTGTTATAGAGCAGGATGCCCAGGATCAGACCCGCGACGGCATTCAGGACCACCGTGGAAAAGGCGAAGACCACCGTCCAGACGAAGACCGGCCACAGGGCGCTGCTCGCCTTGGCGAAGATCTCGCGGAAGTTCGCCAGCCCCACGGAGTCGTAGCGGTTGAGGCGGGTGGCGGTCGCCACGTCGAAGCCCGGCGCGACCGGCGCGGCGAGCGTGACCGTGCGGCCTGCGGCGCTGGCGATACGTGCCCGCAGGGGCGTGACGGCGTCCTCCTCCAGCAGCACCAGGGTGTCGCCCGCGCAGGTGGCCGCCTTGCACTTCAGGTACGTCTGGACATTCCCACCTTCAGGAATCTCGGCCAGCGTGACGGTGCGGCGGTCGGGCGACAGGGCCGCTTCCGTGCGCACGGCGGAGTCGGGGTTGCCGCTGTTCTGCCCGCTGTAGTTGGTGAAGGCGTAGTTCACGGTCATGATGATGGGCAGCAACGTGAAGGCCGCCAGGAACACCAGCGCGGGAAGCAGGTAAAACCAGTTGGTGATCCAGGGAAAGAGGCGGGCAGTAAGCGGCATCGCCAGCAGCAGCGCGCCCAGCGCGTACACCAGGATCAGGGCGGGCGGGGCCTCGGGAAACACGCTGGCCGTCAGGCCCGACAGCAGCCAGCCGATCAGGGCCGCGCCGCCCACCAGCAGCAGCAGCACGAGGACTGCCAGCAGCACGCCGCTCGCGCCCTCCGGGGGAGCAGCGGCGCGCGGGGACTTGGAACGCAGGGTCGCGGTCATGGGGACAGAAACCTCCAGAACTCAGGAAAGCGGCGAGCCGCAGCACGAAAGAGCAGCGGCAGGAAAGGGCGCTCCTGTCCGCTGCTCTAGGGGGCTATACCAGCCGGAAAGAGGATGCACCGCCCGGAGAGGGAAGCGCATCCTCACGCCTCACTTGATGTTGGCGTTGATTTCCTGAACGGCCTTGTCGAGGATCTGCGTGTAGTTGGGGCTGGGCTTCTGCACGCTCTGGGCGATGGCGTTGGTCCACGGCCCCCACACGGCGCTCATCTCGGGCACGTTGGGCATCGGGGTGCCCATGCTGATGGTCCGGCCGAAGCCCGCGACCACCGGGTCACTCTTGAGCTTGGTGCGGGCCGAGAGGCTCACCGGGATACGCCCGCCGGCCTTGTTGAAGCTCACCTGCGCGTCGCTGCTCACGAGCTGCCGGGCGAACTGCGCGGCGGCGGCCTTCTGCTTGCTGTAGGCGCTGAGCATCACGCCCTGCACGCCCACGAAGGGACTCCACTTGCCGCTCGCGCCGGGAGGGGTGGGGAAGGGCATGATGCCGTAGCTGATGCCCGCCTTCTTGATGTCGCCCATGTCCCAGGGGCCGGTCAGGAACATCGCCAGGCGGTTGTCCAGGAAGGCGCTCTTGGCGGCGTCGCTGCTTACGCCCTCGGGCACCAGGTTGTACTTGTAGCGCAGGTCGTTCAGGAAGGCCGAAGCCTTGTCGGCCCCGGCGTTGGCGAGGCCCACGTCCTTCACGTTGAGGGTGCCGTTATTGTTCTTGAAGACGTAGCCGCCGTAGGCGCTGATGACGCCGTAGTTGCGGTAGGCCTCGCTGAGGTCTTCCAAGTAGCCGAACTTGCCGCCCCCGGTGTTGGCCTGCGCCACCTTCAGGAACTCGTTCCAGCTCGCCGGGGCGTTGGGCACCAGCTTCTTGTTGTAGACCACGGCCACCGACTCCGCGAACATGGGCAGGCCGAACAGCTTGCCCTTGTAGGTCATGGCATTGACCGCCGTCTTGTCGAGGTCGCTGCGGCTGGTGACGTACTTGTCCATCGGCTCGATGACGCCCGCCGCGGCAAACTGCCCGATGCGGTCGTGGGGCTGCGTGACCAGCAGGTCCGGTCCCTGGCCCTTGGGCGCGCTCTGGATGAACTTGTCGGGAATCTGCTCGAAGGGCACGTTGACCAGCTGCACTCGGTTCCCGGTCTTCTTCTCGAAGGCCTGGGCCTGGTCCTTGAGCCACGTCAGCTCGTTTGCAGAGGTGGCACCGAAATGCGTCCACACGGTGAGGGTGGCGGCGCTGGCGTTGCCCAGCAGGGCGAGAGACAGAACAGTCAGTGCTCTTTTCATCCTTGCTCCTTCAGGTGCGGTTGAACCGCTTCCAGTGAATGCGTGTCGCTCTGGCAACCTGCTCAGCCTGCCGCCGGGTGTCCTGCTCGAAAGGAATGACACCGGCAGCGTACATCTTCGCAGCGACCTGGAAAAAGTATAGACGGGTGACAGCCACATGACAATGGATGGGCATGGGCGTTTTTTAACGTCTCAGTCACAAAAAAGCCGCCTTCCTGGACCGACTCCAAACTAGGGGGAGGTTGGAGGTATCTCCTGCCCCCACGCCTGACCGACCGGTCAGGAGAAGTGCTAAACTGGGGGCATGACTGCCACTCCTCCTCCTCTCCCCGGGCAGGCGTCTGTCGGCCGGGCAAAGTTAATCCTGTTCCTGACCATCTTCATCGCCATGCTGGGCCTCAGCGTGCTGTTTCCCATCATCGCTCCGCTGGGTCGGCAGCTCGGCCTGACCGAGACACAGATCGGGTGGTTCTCGACCGCCTACAGTCTGGCGCAGTTCGTGTTCGCCCCCATTTGGGGCAGCCGCAGCGAGCGCGTGGGCCGCAAGCCGGTGCTGCTGCTGGGGCTGGTGGGCTTCTCGCTGAGCTTCGGGCTGTTTGGCCTGCTCGCGTCGCTGGGCGCACAGGGCGTCCTGGCGGGCACAACGCTGTTCGTACTGCTGGTCGCCTCCCGGCTGCTGGGGGGCATCCTCTCCAGCGCCACCCTGCCCACCGCCCAGGCGATGATGGCCGACCTGAGCAGCACTCGTGACCGCGCCGCCGCGATGGGGCTGATCGGCGCGGCCTTTGGCCTGGGCGTGGTGTTCGGTCCGGGGCTGGGTGGGCTGCTCTCGGGCTTCGGGCTGACCGTGCCCATCTTCTTCAGCGCGGGGCTGGGCCTGCTGACCGCCCTGGCCGCCGCCTTTGCCCTCCCCGAGACGCGCCGGGCGGATGCCGCGGCCTCGGCCCCCGGCGACCGCCGCGCGCTGCTGCGCCACCCCGGCATCCTGCTGTTCCTGGCCGTGAGCGCGCTGTACACCCTCGCCAGTGTCGGGATGGAACAGACCATCGCCTTCTATGTGCAGGACACGCTGCGCCTCACGGCGGCCCAGACGGCGAAGACGGTCGGCGGGATGCTCGCCATCTTCGGCCTGCTCGCGGCGGCGGTGCAGGGCGGCGCGATGCGGCCCCTTAGCAAGAAGATCGCTCCCGGCCCGCTGATTGCCGCCGGTCTGCTGGTGATGGGTGCGGGCATGTTCCTGCTGCCGCTTACGTCGACCTACTGGACCATCACCGCCGCCCTCGCCGTTATCGGCATCGGCAGCGCCATCCTCGGCCCCAGCCTCAGCGCCGCGCTGTCTCTCAGCGTGGGAAGCAACGGGCAGGGCGCGGTCGCGGGGCTGAACAGCAGCGCCCTCGCCCTGGGGCGCATGACCGGCCCCCTGATCGGGACCGGCCTGTACCAGAGCGCCGGGCACGCCGCCCCCTATCTGCTCAGCGGCGGTGTCCTGGCGGCCCTGCTGGTCTGGACGCTGATTGCCCGGCCCCAGGTGCGCGGGGCGGAGGGAGCGCAGGTTTGAGGGATGAGTGACGGGTGATGGGTGATGAGCAGGGGCCTTCGGCGTGCGCCGGGGCCTCTGCTTTTTGGAAAAGGCAGGCGGGTGCCTGCTACCCCTCTTCCCGCTGTTGCAAGGGGCGAGGAGGAAACAGCTTCCAGCACGCCCTTTTCTTGCTCATCCCTCATCCCCCACCCCTCATCCCTCTATCCTGCCCCTCATGACTGCCCCCCGCCCCATCTTCAACCCGGCCCGCGCGCTGGCCGTGCGTGTGCTGACGCGCGTGCTGGCGGGCGAGACGTTCGCGGCCCCGGCGCTGGACGCGGCGCTCGCGGAGGCGCGGCTGCCTGCGCGGGACGCGGGCCTAGCGACGCACCTCGTCTACGGCACCCTACGGTATGTGCCGATGCTGGATGCCGCCTTGACCCCGCTGCTCCAGGGCGAGACGCATCCCAAGACGCGGGCGCTGCTGCTGGCCGGAACCTTCGAGAAACTGGTACTGGGCACACCCCCGCACGCGGTCGTCAGCGAGTACGTGAACGTTGCGCGGATGGCCCGTCTGGCCCCGCCCGGTCTGGTGAACGCGGTGCTGCGGCGCGTCGAGCGGCCCGCCGAGACGGAAGAAACCCGCTATGCGCTGCCCGAGTGGCTCATTGCAACCTTCCGCGCGGCCTACGGCGAACGCGCGGACGCCGTGCTGGCCGACCAGCTTCAGCCCCAGCCCCTCTGGCTGAGCCTGTCGGAAGCGGGGGCCAGGACCCTGGAGGCCGAGGGCAGCGTGGTGGAACCCGGCCCGAATGACGTGGACCGCGTGACCCTCGCCCGCCCCCTGCGCGAGACGGCCGCGTACCGCCAGGGGCAGGCCCAGCCCATCAACCCGGCCAGTCTGGGTGTGGTCGACGCGCTCGGGGACGTGGAGAACCGGCACGTCCTCGACCTCGCCGGGGGCGCGGGGGTCAAGGCCGCGATGCTGGCCGCGCGGGGCGCGCAGGTGACGAGTGTGGATGTGGCCGCCCGCAAGCACGCCGCCGCCCGCGCCAACCTGAAGCGTCTGGGCCTGCATGCCGACTTCCTGACGCACGACCTGACCACGCCGCTGAAGGTGCCGCCCGCGCCGCTGGTGCTGCTGGACGCGCCCTGCACCGGCACCGGCACCCTGCGCGCCCACCCGGAAATCAAGCTGCGCCTCACGCCCGGCGCGGTGGCCGAGATGGCCGACCTCCAGGCCCGGATGCTCCCGAACGCCGCTGCACTCGTCGAACCCGGCGGCCTGCTGGTCTACAGCGTGTGCAGCGTGACCCCGCAGGAAGGGGAGGAGGTGGTGCGGACCTTCCTGGCGGCGCATCCCGAGTTCACGCCGGACCCCCTGCCCGACCTGGGCCTGCCCGTCGCGCCCGCCGGGGAGGGGGTGCTGACGGTGCCGGAGGACGGCCTGGACGGCTTTTTCATTGCGCGACTCAGGAGGACGGGGGGCGCGGTGTAGGCGTCACCGGAGCGGCCCGGCGGACGCAAGTGGCGGCCGTGTGAAACGACAAGAGCAGGGGAAGGTTCTCGCTTCCCCTGCTGATGGCTGAAAGCTGACCGCTCCTACAGCCCCAGCGCGGCGTCCAGCGCCACCTCAATCATGCCGTTAAAGGTTTTCTGCCGCTCCTCGGCGGTGGTTTCCTCGCGCGTCACGAGGTGGTCGGAGACTGTCAGGATGGTCAGCGCCCTCACGCCGTACTTGGCGGCCAGGGTGTACAGCCCGGCGGCTTCCATCTCGACGGCCAGCACGCCGTACTGCGCCCAGATTTTGTACTGGTCGAAATCGTCGTGATAGAAGGTGTCGCTCGACATGATGTTGCCGACGTGGGTGGTGAAGCCGCGCTCCTGGGCGATCTGGTAGGCACGCAGCAGCAGGCCGAAGTCGGCAATCGGGGCGAAGTTCTTCTGGCCGAAACGGACATTGTTGATGTTGCTGTCGGTGCAGGCCCCCTGTGCCAGCACCAGGTCGCGCACATGCACGTCCGGCTGGTAGCTGCCGCAGGTGCCCACGCGAATCAGGTTCCGGCAGCCGTAGTCCTGAATCAGCTCGTTCACGTAGATCATCGAGCTGGCGATGCCCATGCCGGTGCCCTGCACGCTGACGCGCTGGCCCTTGTAGGTGCCGGTAAAGCCCAGCATGCCGCGCACGGAGTTGTGCTGCACCGGGTTCTCAAAGAACGTTTCCGCGATGTGCTGCGCGCGCAGGGGGTCGCCGGGCAGCAGGACGGTTTCGGCAATCTGGCCGGTTTGGGCGTTCAGGTGGACACTCATGGGGGACAGGCTAGCAGGTGGGTGCGAAGGCTGCCCCAGCGTGGCTGGCGTCTCTCTGATGAAGGCCGGCTCAAGAGACTGCCCCGAAGTTCGCTCACGGTTCTCAGCCAGCGTGGGAGTCGGAAGCCCGCGCTTCCGGGGAGGTTCAGCATGAACGAGCAGGCTATCCGCGAGGCTGTTGTCCACCGTTACCCGGATACCGAGGTGGTCGAGGCTATGGGCGACTTCTTTTTCTTCGCCTGTGGGCAACTGGATCCGGACCGCCGGATGCCCTTCGCCACCCTCGTCACCAGTGACCCCTACGAGCGGGTCGCCCGGCTGGATCGCCCCGGCGTCTTCCGACTCAATGTCGGCGTGACCCCGGAAACCTACCGCGCGCTGTTCGGGGAACTCCCGCGCGGCGACGGGTCAGCGGTGGTAGAGACGGGGCACGACTTCGCGGCGCTCGACCAGCTCATGCCGCATCCCACCTACGCGCCGATGGGCTGGATAGGCGTCCTCAACCCCGGTGCAGAGACTCTGCAAACCCTCTGGCCGCTGCTGGACGAGGCCCACGCGCGGGCGGCCCGCCGGGTCAGGGCGCGCGCGAATCGCCGGGATTCCGGGGCGTAAGGGCCGCCGCTACCTGTCCACCCAGTCCCCCGCCGCCCACGCCGCGTGCGGCATTCCCGAGGCGAGGATGCCCCGCCGCACCTCCTCCACGTCGTAGGGCACGGTGCGGAAAGTGGACTGCCAGCCGCCCGTTCCACGGTCCAGCAGCAGATATTCGGCGCGGGCCAGGTTCACGTACCGCTCGCCGCGCCGCTCGAAGGGCAGGCCCACACTACCGGGATTCAGGAGCGTCCAGCCGTCCAGCGTCCGCAGCAGAGGCTTGTGGGTGTGGCCGCCGATCCAGACGGGATGCGTTCCATAGCTGGCGCGCAACTCTTCCAGCCGCGTGTCCGGCGTCTGCGCCGTCAGCGCCTCGTTGTCGCGCTCGGGGCTGCCGTGAAAACACAGCAGGTCGGGGCGTTCGGCCACAGGCACGTAGTCGCGCAACACTTCCCGGTCGCTGTCCGTCAGTTGCGCGGCGCTCCAGTTCCCGATTTCCCGCTCGTCCGGGAAGCCGCGCGGCGTGAAGGGGCGGACAGGCTCCAGCATCTCCCGGTCGGCATTCCCCCGCACGACCGGGCACCCCAGCGCCGCCACCTCTGCCACGCATTCGCGCGGCCACGCGCCGTCCATCGCCACGTCGCCCAGGCAGACGAACGCCTGCGCCCGCATGTCCGTGAGGGCGGCCCGCAGGGCGGGGAGGTTGCCGTGAATGTCTCCAAAAACGGCGAGGCGCATAGGGGAAGGGTAACGCTCAGAGCGCCAGCGGCCTCAGCACCATTTGCAGGCCGCCGAAGAGGAGAGTCCGCTCCTCTCCATCTGGCAGGAAGGGTCGCAGCTCCAGGTCGAGCCAGGCCGCCACCTCCTCCGGCGTCTCGCGGCCTCCCTCTGTGGCGACGATGGTGTTGGAATGGGTGAGCAGATAGGCCACCAGCGCGGGCCGGGTGAAGGTCAGCGGGTGCGTGAAGCGTTCCTCGCAAAAGGAGAAGCCCGCCTGCCGCGCCTCCGCCACACCAAAGCCGTAGCCATATGCGGAACGGTGCCGGGGTGGGGCCGGGTAGCGTAGCCCATACGCCTGCACGAACGCGGCGAAATCCTCCCGCCCCGGCATCTGCCCCAGGAAAAAGAGGTCATACAGGAACAGCACCCCTGTCGGCCCCAGGGTGCGCCGCGCCTCGGTCAGAAAGGCTTTCTGGTCGAACCAGTGAAAGCCCTGGGCGACGGTCAGTACGTCAAGGGTGTGGTCGGGCAGGGGCAGTGCCTCGGCTCTCGCCTGCGCATAGAGCACGCGCGCGTGCGGAGCGGCGTGGGCCAGCATCGCTTCAGAGGTGTCATACGGGATTGCTCTGATTCCCGGACATCTGGGAAAGCGCCAGATGTCCGTCCATCGCCGCAACCCCGTAGTTTTTGCTGCTCGCTCCGCTCGGTTGATTCCTTAGGAATCAACGCAATTTAGTATCAAAGGACAGCACGAGTTCTACCACCTCTGCCAGAGCGACACTCGACAGGCCTGTACCGCACGCACGTCCGCCCCCAGCCTTCGCCCGGTCAGCAGGGGGACGAGCCGCTCCATGAACAGCGGATGGAAGAAGGGCCGTCCGGCAGCGTAGCGGGCCGCCGCGTCCTGCCCCTTAGGGCGGCGCTCCGTTACGTTGCCGCGTGTCCTGGGCGGCAACTCCACTGCGCGCCGCCCTCATCACGGTTTCTCACTCCGTTCGGCCCAGAAAGGTTCGGCAACCTTTCTGGGCACCGCCCTAAAGGGATTGACGACCTGGGACATGCGCACAGTGTAGAAGGAATGTCGTCGTCTTCTGGAAATGGTGAGGTACAGGAGTCAGGTTGCTCGCCTACACGCTCACCAGCCCCAGCTGAATCCCCCGTGCCACCGCCGCTGCGCGGCTCTGCACGCCCAGTTTGGAATAGACGGCCTGCACGTGGAACTTCACGGTGCTTTCGGTCACGCCCAGTTCGCGGGCGGCCCGCTTGTTGCTCAGGCCCTCGGCCAGCAGGGCCAGCACGTCCCGCTCGCGGGGGGTCAGGGTCACGTCGCCGGTCAGGGGCAGGTCCTCCTCCTCGTCTTCTTCTGCGCTCAGGGACGGAGGGGGCAGCAGCGTGGGCGGCAGCACCGCGAGGCCCGCCGCCGCGCCCAGAACCCCGGCCAGCAGTTCGGCGGGCGTGGCGTCGGAGGGCAGGGCGGCCCAGCCCCCCGGCGCGACCTCCGGCAGCACCCCCGCCCAGGCGACCGACCCGACCGCGACCACCGCGCCCGCCTGGGCGAGTTCGGCGCTGCGGCCCAGCCAGGCGTCGTCCACGACCAGCACGGTCCCGCCCTCCTCCACCACGCTCACGCCCACACTCGCCAGCAGGGCACGCACCCCCGCCGCCACCAGGGGCGACCCCAGGGCCAGTTGCACGGTCGGGAGTGTGGAAGCGGGCACCATAGCCGATGCTACCGGGGAGGCGGGGGCGGGGGACGGCATGGTTCAGCGTTCTCCCACGGTCACGGTGAGGTCCGTTTCCTGGCCGCCGCGCAGCACACGCAGGCGGAGCGGCTCTCCGGCCCGCTCGCGCACGCGCTCCAGCAGTTCGCGCGGGTCGCGCATGACCTCGCCGTCCAGGGCCAGCAGCACGTCCCCGACCAGCAACCCGGCCTGCGCGGCGGGGCTGCCTTCCTCCACCTGCACGACGGTCAGGCCGACCCTGCCGCCCCGGCCACGCGGTCCCCAGGGTCCGCCCCGACCCCCGCGACCCCACGGCCCGCGCTGGTCCGGTCCCCAGCCCTGCGGCCCCCGACGGTCGGGACCGTGGCGGTGCGGGCCACCCCTCCCGCGCCGGGCTTCATGCGCCTCTTCGCCCTGCTCTGCCTGGGCGGGGTCCGGGAAGTGGACGGGCTGTGTCGCCAGGCCCAGGTAGCCGCGCGGCATCCGGCCACTCGCGGCGAGGGCTTCGGCAGTCCGCAGGGCGTGGGCGACCGGCACGGCCAGCAGGGTGCCCCGCTGCACACCCGCGTTCAGCACACCGACCAGCCCGCCGCGCGCGTCCACCAGCGCGCCGCCCGACACGCCCCGGAAAGGCGCGGCCCCGGCGTGCAGCCAGCCGCGCAGCAGGCCGCGTTCGGGCGCACCTGCCCGCTGCATCAGGCCCAGGCTGACCTGAAGGCCGTGCGGCGGGCGGCCCACCGCGAGCAGCAGTTCGCCCAGGCGTGCCCCCGCGCTGGGCGTGAAGGGCGTCACGTTCAGCCCCTCCACCCGCACCAGGGCGAGGTCCGTTACCGGGTCACGGCCCAGCACGGTTCCTGGCCGTTCCTGGCCGTCCGCCGTCCACACGCTCACCTCGTCGCCGTGCAGGACGTGCGCGACCGTCAGCACCTGCTCGTTTGCAATGACCGTGCCGCTGACCGGGCCGCCGCCCATCACCGTCACCACACTGTTTCCCGCCGTTTGCGCGGCGTCCGCTATCCCTGCCGAAATCTCATCAAAGTTCGTCATGCCCCTATGGTGCGGCGCAGGCCCGGAAAACACGCCGGGCGAATGGCGGGGCGCGGAGCCTGGCCGAATGGGGGGGCCGAAGGGGGAGGGGCGCTATTCAGTCAGGCCGGGTGAGCACATACCACACCGTCTCCACCAGTTCTCCCCGGTAGCTGTCCGGCCCGCCCACCCCGGTTTCCCGAAAGCCCAGCCGCCGCATCAGCGCGTGCGAGCGCAGGTTGGGGGCGTGAACCTCGGCGGTGATGGTGTCCAGGCCGAGCGTATGGAAGCCGTGCGCGAGCATCCGCTGCCCCGCCGCCGTCCCCAGTCCCCGGCCCCACCACGCCCGCTCGCCTATAGCGATACCGAACTCGCCGGAAATCGGCGTCAGGTTCGCCAGGTCTACATACCCGGTCAGCCGCCCCTCCACCTCCACCCCCAGCCGCAGGAAGTCCGGCCCGGCCCCCACGATGATTCGCGCCCAGTGTTCCCGAACCTTGCGGGGCGCGAGGCCGACCGTCCACCCCGTCGCCAGGCAGAATTCGCGGTCGGCGGCCCAGCGGACGGCTGCTTCCTCGTCGCCGGGCTGGAGGGGGCGCAGGGTTACTCCGGCCACAGGTCCCCCAGAATCTCCGCCGCCTTGCCTTCCCGCCCCCGGTGCGCGCCCTCGCCGGCCCAGAGGCTCAGGAACTCGGCCCGGCCCGCGCTGGCGGCGGCCGTTCGCAGCGGGCGGGTCAGGCCATTCTGGAGAGGATAGGGGAGAGGCCGCCCCACCTCTGCCGTCACCCGGTTGGCGAGGCCGCGTG encodes the following:
- a CDS encoding sugar ABC transporter permease — protein: MTGAAQPAPERPSEVYVHREPGPLRRALPWLVLASLLVVLGVLGYFLAKNMAGRPKSFTIYFVEGGWKRFLLGLLAACGVLALTSLIGQQWGRWRTGRRISYLAVLGDQLTHLFLILVVLIAIYPLFYVLLAAFDPRNSLFAFPNFGDPNILYRSGLLPDVGKLSLENFTRLFNGVQIPAWQLALAVVGGAALAVLLLLALVGRLGRESEGLSRGRTWALRVLAVALAVLVVFVTPAQFTGQDNESRFLLSVRNTLLVSGLTGVLAILLSTTAGYAMARLRFPGRFQTLLFFIFIQMFPVFLALVAVYALMVLLGLTNTFTGLILAYSGGAIAFNTWIFKGYVESLPESLEEAAMVDGATRWQTFLRVVLPLSGGMLAFIFLNQFIGTYAEFILANVLLTGVEKWTVGVMLLSFTQGQFSTKWGVFAAAAMLGALPIVALFYGFQRYFVGGAVAGGVKE
- a CDS encoding ABC transporter permease subunit, encoding MTATLRSKSPRAAAPPEGASGVLLAVLVLLLLVGGAALIGWLLSGLTASVFPEAPPALILVYALGALLLAMPLTARLFPWITNWFYLLPALVFLAAFTLLPIIMTVNYAFTNYSGQNSGNPDSAVRTEAALSPDRRTVTLAEIPEGGNVQTYLKCKAATCAGDTLVLLEEDAVTPLRARIASAAGRTVTLAAPVAPGFDVATATRLNRYDSVGLANFREIFAKASSALWPVFVWTVVFAFSTVVLNAVAGLILGILLYNKRLKGRNIYRTLLFLPWAIPAVISVQMWAALLNQQFGIVNKTLGLLGLAAVPWLIDPLWAKISVLLVNLWLGFPYMMTATISALGTINDDLYEAASIDGASRWQQIQNITLPLLRQSFTPILLSSFAFNFNNFTIIYLLTAGGPGGPGGPPVAGHESTAGGTDILLSWGYNNAFGAAGGQNYALASAIALIIFFLTLAISLVNFRAAGVFEEARR
- a CDS encoding maltose ABC transporter substrate-binding protein; the encoded protein is MKRALTVLSLALLGNASAATLTVWTHFGATSANELTWLKDQAQAFEKKTGNRVQLVNVPFEQIPDKFIQSAPKGQGPDLLVTQPHDRIGQFAAAGVIEPMDKYVTSRSDLDKTAVNAMTYKGKLFGLPMFAESVAVVYNKKLVPNAPASWNEFLKVAQANTGGGKFGYLEDLSEAYRNYGVISAYGGYVFKNNNGTLNVKDVGLANAGADKASAFLNDLRYKYNLVPEGVSSDAAKSAFLDNRLAMFLTGPWDMGDIKKAGISYGIMPFPTPPGASGKWSPFVGVQGVMLSAYSKQKAAAAQFARQLVSSDAQVSFNKAGGRIPVSLSARTKLKSDPVVAGFGRTISMGTPMPNVPEMSAVWGPWTNAIAQSVQKPSPNYTQILDKAVQEINANIK
- a CDS encoding MFS transporter; this translates as MTATPPPLPGQASVGRAKLILFLTIFIAMLGLSVLFPIIAPLGRQLGLTETQIGWFSTAYSLAQFVFAPIWGSRSERVGRKPVLLLGLVGFSLSFGLFGLLASLGAQGVLAGTTLFVLLVASRLLGGILSSATLPTAQAMMADLSSTRDRAAAMGLIGAAFGLGVVFGPGLGGLLSGFGLTVPIFFSAGLGLLTALAAAFALPETRRADAAASAPGDRRALLRHPGILLFLAVSALYTLASVGMEQTIAFYVQDTLRLTAAQTAKTVGGMLAIFGLLAAAVQGGAMRPLSKKIAPGPLIAAGLLVMGAGMFLLPLTSTYWTITAALAVIGIGSAILGPSLSAALSLSVGSNGQGAVAGLNSSALALGRMTGPLIGTGLYQSAGHAAPYLLSGGVLAALLVWTLIARPQVRGAEGAQV
- a CDS encoding RsmB/NOP family class I SAM-dependent RNA methyltransferase → MTAPRPIFNPARALAVRVLTRVLAGETFAAPALDAALAEARLPARDAGLATHLVYGTLRYVPMLDAALTPLLQGETHPKTRALLLAGTFEKLVLGTPPHAVVSEYVNVARMARLAPPGLVNAVLRRVERPAETEETRYALPEWLIATFRAAYGERADAVLADQLQPQPLWLSLSEAGARTLEAEGSVVEPGPNDVDRVTLARPLRETAAYRQGQAQPINPASLGVVDALGDVENRHVLDLAGGAGVKAAMLAARGAQVTSVDVAARKHAAARANLKRLGLHADFLTHDLTTPLKVPPAPLVLLDAPCTGTGTLRAHPEIKLRLTPGAVAEMADLQARMLPNAAALVEPGGLLVYSVCSVTPQEGEEVVRTFLAAHPEFTPDPLPDLGLPVAPAGEGVLTVPEDGLDGFFIARLRRTGGAV
- the deoD gene encoding purine-nucleoside phosphorylase, which translates into the protein MSVHLNAQTGQIAETVLLPGDPLRAQHIAETFFENPVQHNSVRGMLGFTGTYKGQRVSVQGTGMGIASSMIYVNELIQDYGCRNLIRVGTCGSYQPDVHVRDLVLAQGACTDSNINNVRFGQKNFAPIADFGLLLRAYQIAQERGFTTHVGNIMSSDTFYHDDFDQYKIWAQYGVLAVEMEAAGLYTLAAKYGVRALTILTVSDHLVTREETTAEERQKTFNGMIEVALDAALGL
- a CDS encoding DUF6194 family protein produces the protein MNEQAIREAVVHRYPDTEVVEAMGDFFFFACGQLDPDRRMPFATLVTSDPYERVARLDRPGVFRLNVGVTPETYRALFGELPRGDGSAVVETGHDFAALDQLMPHPTYAPMGWIGVLNPGAETLQTLWPLLDEAHARAARRVRARANRRDSGA
- a CDS encoding metallophosphoesterase family protein gives rise to the protein MRLAVFGDIHGNLPALRAALTDMRAQAFVCLGDVAMDGAWPRECVAEVAALGCPVVRGNADREMLEPVRPFTPRGFPDEREIGNWSAAQLTDSDREVLRDYVPVAERPDLLCFHGSPERDNEALTAQTPDTRLEELRASYGTHPVWIGGHTHKPLLRTLDGWTLLNPGSVGLPFERRGERYVNLARAEYLLLDRGTGGWQSTFRTVPYDVEEVRRGILASGMPHAAWAAGDWVDR